The following proteins come from a genomic window of Drosophila miranda strain MSH22 chromosome Y unlocalized genomic scaffold, D.miranda_PacBio2.1 Contig_Y5_pilon, whole genome shotgun sequence:
- the LOC117194975 gene encoding probable cytochrome P450 12a5, mitochondrial — protein MLKVRSGLSIIQAQKAALSVSSPLRWQTTAAVAEPRNDASTFFLSTVWNFMPGGKYSKLDIVKLFKALQDDYGNILYLPGMMGGTSYLMTHNPKDFEVVFRNEGVWPHRPGSDTLRYHRKTHRKDFFQGVEGTLPTQGKTWSDFRSAVNPILMQPKNVRLYYKKMSQVNQEFVQRIKALRDIDTQEAPDDFLSVINRWTLESVSVVALDKQLGLLKESGDNDQAVLLFKYLDDFFELTADLEMKPSIWRYVKTPKLIKLMKSLDGVQEITSAYVDEAIERLEKEAKEGVVRPESEQSVLEKLLKIDKKVATVMAMDMLMAGVDTTSSTFTAALLCLAKNPEKQAVLREEVMKVLPEKDSEFTEASMKNVPYLRACIKESQRIYPLVIGNGRFLNRDSVLSGYQVPAGTCLSMVPLSLLSSEEHFPKAAEFLPERWIRNATDSNGQCPENDLKLKNPFVFLPFGFGPRMCVGKRIVDMELELGIARLIRNFSIEFNHPTENAFRSSLINLPNSKHISHPKLSLQLENLEGTYLQYKVGVFLAARQSESTCFVL, from the exons ATGTTGAAAGTGCGCAGCGGTCTATCTATAATTCAGGCGCAAAAAGCAGCCCTCTCTGTCAGCAGTCCGCTG CGTTGGCAGACCACAGCAGCTGTAGCAGAGCCCAGAAATGATGCTAGTACATTTTTTCTGTCTACTGTTTGGAATTTTATGCCTGGAGGAAAATATAGCAAACTGGACATTGTGAAATTGTTCAAAGCTTTGCAAGACGACTATGGAAACATATTATATTTACCAGGTATGATGGGAGGTACGTCATACCTGATGACTCACAATCCCAAGGACTTCGAGGTCGTGTTCCGGAACGAAGGAGTGTGGCCGCATCGGCCTGGCAGCGATACTCTTCGCTATCATCGGAAGACTCATAGAAAGGATTTCTTCCAGGGAGTGGAGGGAACTTTACCCACACAAGGAAAAACCTGGAGCGACTTTCGATCGGCTGTAAATCCTATCCTAATGCAGCCGAAGAACGTGCGGCTTTACTATAAGAAGATGTCCCAAGTGAACCAGGAGTTTGTGCAACG TATTAAAGCACTCCGTGATATCGATACCCAGGAAGCTCCAGATGATTTCTTAAGCGTTATAAATCGGTGGACTCTCGAGTCAGTCTCTGTGGTGGCTCTGGACAAGCAGTTGGGACTGCTCAAAGAGTCGGGCGATAACGACCAGGCTGTGTTACTTTTCAAGTACCTGGACGatttttttgaattaacaGCCGATCTGGAGATGAAGCCCTCCATCTGGCGTTACGTTAAAACACCCAAGCTAATAAAGCTAATGAAGTCCCTAGATGGCGTTCAAGAAATAACTTCAGCGTATGTAGACGAAGCTATAGAGCGTCTAGAGAAAGAGGCCAAGGAGGGTGTTGTCCGCCCTGAGAGCGAGCAGAGTGTACTGGAAAAGCTGCTCAAGATCGACAAAAAGGTGGCGACGGTTATGGCCATGGACATGCTAATGGCCGGAGTGGATACC ACCTCAAGTACCTTTACAGCGGCCTTGCTGTGCCTTGCCAAGAATCCGGAGAAGCAGGCCGTACTCCGAGAAGAGGTGATGAAGGTTCTACCCGAGAAGGACTCCGAATTCACTGAGGCATCGATGAAGAACGTTCCCTATCTACGTGCCTGCATCAAAGAGTCACAACGGATCTATCCTTTGGTCATCGGCAATGGCCGATTTCTCAATCGGGACAGCGTTTTGAGCGGATACCAAGTGCCAGCTGGTACCTGTTTGTCGATGGTTCCCCTGAGCTTGCTATCAAGCGAGGAGCACTTCCCCAAGGCTGCTGAGTTCCTGCCAGAACGTTGGATTCGTAACGCCACAGACTCCAACGGGCAATGCCCGGAaaatgacttgaagctgaagaaTCCGTTTGTGTTCTTGCCCTTCGGATTTGGACCCCGGATGTGCGTTGGAAAGCGCATCGTGGACATGGAGCTCGAGCTGGGCATCGCTCGACTCATTCGGAACTTTAGCATCGAGTTCAATCATCCCACGGAGAACGCTTTCCGCTCCTCCCTGATCAATTTGCCCAACAGTAAACACATTTCACATCCTAAATTATCTTTACAACTGGAAAACCTTGAAGgaacttatttgcaatataaagtaggtgtttttttggccgcacgtcaatcagaatcaacttgttttgtgctttga
- the LOC117195092 gene encoding probable cytochrome P450 12a5, mitochondrial has product MMGGTSYLMTHNPKDFEVVFRNEGVWPHRPGSDTLRYHRKTHRKDFFQGVEGALPTQGKTWSDFRSAVNPILMQPKNVRLYYKKMSQVNQEFVQRIKALRDIDTQEAPDDFLNVINRWTLESVSVVALDKQLGLLKESGDNDQAVLLFKYLDDFFELTADLEMKPSIWRYVKTPKLMKLMKSLDGVQEITSAYVDEAIERLEKEAKEGVVRPESEQSVLEKLLKIDKKVATVMAMDMLMAGVDTTSSTFTAALLCLAKNPEKQAVLREEVMKVLPEKDSEFTEASMKNVPYLRACIKESQRIYPLFISNGRFLNRDSVLSGYQEPAGTCVSMVPLSLLSSEEHFPRRTLSAPP; this is encoded by the exons ATGATGGGAGGTACGTCATACCTGATGACTCACAATCCCAAGGACTTCGAGGTCGTGTTCCGGAACGAAGGAGTGTGGCCGCATCGGCCTGGCAGCGATACTCTTCGCTATCATCGGAAGACTCATAGAAAGGATTTCTTCCAGGGAGTGGAGGGAGCTTTACCCACACAAGGAAAAACCTGGAGCGACTTTCGATCGGCTGTAAATCCTATCCTAATGCAGCCGAAGAACGTGCGGCTTTACTATAAGAAGATGTCCCAAGTGAACCAGGAGTTTGTGCAACG TATTAAAGCACTCCGTGATATCGATACCCAGGAAGCTCCAGATGATTTCTTAAACGTTATAAATCGGTGGACTCTCGAGTCAGTCTCTGTGGTGGCTCTGGACAAGCAGTTGGGACTGCTCAAAGAGTCGGGCGATAACGACCAGGCTGTGTTACTTTTCAAGTACCTGGACGatttttttgaattaacaGCCGATCTGGAGATGAAGCCCTCCATCTGGCGTTACGTTAAAACACCCAAGCTAATGAAGCTAATGAAGTCCCTAGATGGCGTTCAAGAAATAACTTCAGCGTATGTAGACGAAGCTATAGAGCGTCTAGAGAAAGAGGCCAAGGAGGGTGTTGTCCGCCCTGAGAGCGAGCAGAGTGTACTGGAAAAGCTGCTCAAGATCGACAAAAAGGTGGCGACGGTTATGGCCATGGAC ATGCTAATGGCCGGAGTGGATACC ACCTCAAGTACCTTTACAGCGGCCTTGCTGTGCCTTGCCAAGAATCCGGAGAAGCAGGCCGTACTCCGAGAAGAGGTGATGAAGGTTCTACCCGAGAAGGACTCCGAATTCACTGAGGCATCGATGAAGAACGTTCCCTATCTACGTGCCTGCATCAAAGAGTCACAACGGATATATCCTTTATTCATCAGCAATGGCCGATTTCTCAATCGGGACAGCGTTTTGAGCGGATACCAAGAGCCAGCTGGTACCTGTGTGTCGATGGTTCCCCTGAGCTTGCTATCAAGCGAGGAGCACTTCCCACGGAGAACGCTTTCCGCTCCTCCCTGA